In the Rhodothermales bacterium genome, one interval contains:
- a CDS encoding RNA polymerase sigma factor RpoD/SigA, translating into MYVPRQQRMLDQYLQEIGQIPLLTPAEEVDLARRIKQNDQEALHKLTRANLRFVVSVAKKYQGQGLTLADLINEGNYGLIKAAQRFDETRGFKFISYAVWWIRQAILQALAEQSRVVRLPLNRIGTISKIRKTSARLAQVHERQPNIEELADELEVDVEKVREAMQHTGRHLSMDAPFNEDDDNSLLDVLPNDDDLAPDETLMDESLKIDIERALSLLHPREAEITRLYFGIGREHPLTLEEIGQRFGLTRERVRQIKEKALRKLRQKHRREELQMHIG; encoded by the coding sequence TCGGACAAATTCCGCTCCTGACTCCGGCAGAAGAAGTTGATCTGGCGCGCCGCATCAAGCAGAACGACCAGGAGGCCCTGCACAAGCTCACGCGTGCGAATCTCCGATTTGTCGTCTCTGTCGCCAAGAAATATCAGGGCCAGGGGCTGACGCTCGCGGATCTGATCAATGAGGGCAACTACGGGTTGATCAAGGCTGCCCAGCGGTTTGATGAGACGCGTGGATTCAAGTTCATCTCATATGCCGTGTGGTGGATTCGTCAGGCAATCCTGCAGGCGCTGGCCGAGCAAAGTCGGGTCGTTCGCCTGCCGCTCAACCGTATCGGTACCATTTCCAAGATTCGGAAGACGAGCGCCAGGCTCGCGCAGGTGCACGAGCGCCAGCCGAATATCGAGGAGCTGGCGGATGAACTGGAAGTCGACGTCGAGAAAGTCCGGGAAGCGATGCAGCACACCGGGCGACATCTGTCGATGGACGCTCCGTTCAATGAAGACGACGACAACAGCCTCCTCGATGTACTCCCGAACGATGACGATCTCGCCCCGGATGAGACGCTCATGGATGAGTCGCTCAAGATTGACATCGAACGTGCGCTGAGCCTGCTACATCCACGGGAAGCGGAAATCACACGACTCTATTTTGGCATTGGTCGCGAGCATCCGCTGACGCTCGAGGAGATCGGCCAGCGATTTGGACTTACGCGAGAGCGCGTCCGGCAGATAAAGGAAAAGGCCCTCCGCAAGCTTCGCCAGAAGCACCGCCGAGAGGAGCTTCAGATGCATATCGGCTAG